The following is a genomic window from Paenibacillus thiaminolyticus.
GTGGAAATAAGCGAATATTTGCAGCATGGATCGCGTTCATAGCATTCATCGCGTGTATAGCGTTTATCGTGACAAATCGTAGAGGCAGAACTTCTTTTCAAATTCTGTGTGGAAGGGAATGGGGCAAGTGAATGATAACAATATGGAAGCTTCGGTTATTCGGCAGGGCAAGGATAAAAAAATGCATATGACGCAGCAAAGAGAAGCCGTCTATGCTTGCATCCGCCAAGCGGCATCCCCTTTGACCGCAATGGATGTATTTCTGGCGTTGAAGTCGGGC
Proteins encoded in this region:
- a CDS encoding Fur family transcriptional regulator, with product MGQVNDNNMEASVIRQGKDKKMHMTQQREAVYACIRQAASPLTAMDVFLALKSGGQRVSLSTVYCSLKFFVKKGLVHELQNDQLSKRYKHACPICRGA